The Lachnospiraceae bacterium oral taxon 500 genome window below encodes:
- a CDS encoding ABC transporter ATP-binding protein, whose protein sequence is MDGISLDHVSFRYDNGFVAVDDVSLEIAKGEKVAIIGQNGAGKTTTVKLMNGLLRPYSGCVRVEGEDIAGKTTATVSRRVGYVFQNPGDQIFNKDVYSEIAYSPKYMKLSPDEVKKRVQDAAELCGIEKYLTLNPYELPFSLRKFVTIASVIAMGCEYVILDEPTAGQDLEGLRLQKRIIDELIARGKTVITITHDMEFVIDNFSRVIVMANKKVVGDGDAREIFWNFEVLKQADLKQPNILQLADFLGIPDIINTGELIEALR, encoded by the coding sequence ATGTCAGTCTGGAAATTGCCAAGGGAGAAAAAGTGGCAATCATCGGCCAAAACGGAGCCGGCAAGACGACAACGGTAAAACTGATGAACGGACTTTTGCGGCCATATTCCGGCTGTGTTCGGGTCGAGGGCGAGGATATTGCCGGAAAAACAACGGCAACCGTATCTCGCCGGGTAGGCTATGTTTTTCAAAATCCGGGAGATCAAATTTTTAACAAGGATGTCTATTCTGAAATCGCTTATTCCCCGAAGTACATGAAATTAAGTCCGGATGAGGTGAAAAAGCGGGTTCAGGATGCGGCCGAACTTTGCGGTATAGAAAAATATCTGACATTAAATCCTTATGAGCTACCGTTTTCTTTGCGCAAGTTTGTCACGATCGCATCGGTGATTGCGATGGGCTGTGAGTATGTTATTTTAGATGAACCGACAGCCGGGCAGGATTTAGAGGGGCTGCGCCTGCAAAAAAGAATTATTGATGAACTGATCGCCCGCGGAAAAACGGTCATTACCATTACGCATGATATGGAGTTTGTGATTGATAATTTTAGCAGGGTGATTGTCATGGCCAATAAAAAAGTAGTGGGGGATGGGGATGCTAGGGAAATTTTCTGGAACTTTGAAGTGCTAAAGCAGGCGGATTTAAAACAGCCCAATATTTTGCAGTTAGCAGATTTTCTGGGAATCCCGGATATTATCAATACCGGAGAGCTGATAGAGGCATTGCGATGA